Proteins encoded within one genomic window of Methanosarcina barkeri str. Wiesmoor:
- a CDS encoding M1 family metallopeptidase, with product MKNRLYKYYPEDFGELTVDVLNMDLVFDVYDDRTNVKSVLRVRTKDAPIEKLELNCRDLEIRAVSCIQYEVSYRYRKDDAILEINFMEEIPPHTEVAVVTDTVCRPTKNILEGLYYDETPAGAPPQQITQCQQWGFQRIVPCIDDMAAKCTYKTAIIADSRYTNLITNGDVVVEKHTVKPGRDKIVYDNSVTPMATYLFFLGVGTYATFKREFEYPDGGTFMLELLVPPASDAVAAEKALDILHDAVMWVYLFTGPEQFDEEKLPVRKELWDLVRMREKMKLEAKPESTMEEDLKKVRERLAELDKTISPGYRYTGTVYREIGMQNSDFGGMENVGNTTITTNRIMPFPQITDPAFEYMTRVKAHEYHHNQNGSEVTGRSPFEIWLNEAVTVHVEEQYHAFLFGEDYDRLDRVLELLAPASGTFALDSGAASMPIIPDGFNDPNDLITSVTYVKAPEYVRMVESLIGKETFVRSLDKYFKKFKHSNAATHDWIEAMEEESGQPLKEMSETWLRQIKFPVVEVSAEYDRDARKFTFFLKQKVPDGGKPWEFPFRAALVDEHGNDLVEILERVSGKTSEIVIENVDMPAFLSLNRGYSFYGKLVYKASNEELMMQVRKDKDIIGRFTAFYTLVDREKLKLLKNPESKPSEDFIELYYRLLNDRQLLEKAGGQFLTIFESVEDEEFAHRYQELYEVRQKLLKAIARKYVNSVISAYRFFEESSVPRDSTLEETARVIKNRQAKNVCLGILATLDTSEIHSMIKQQFETATCATDRLSAFAAYLNSSAPDKVEVLRAFENESKKNLVAWEAFLSVIGSNSSVDAVELVREMERSDAFRIEQANDQRALYGSFARNRKKSLQTEEGRVLFAEILRKLAPVNEYSTVNMLNAFANIDQMESKYHVPLVKILADLLGELNAQKYPSVYNRIRKLLLGAPNAVKTYIMEHGEIPGLQSGNTEKK from the coding sequence ATGAAGAATAGGCTTTACAAATATTATCCCGAAGATTTTGGGGAACTTACTGTTGACGTTTTGAATATGGATCTGGTGTTTGACGTTTATGATGACAGGACAAATGTGAAGTCCGTACTCAGGGTAAGGACAAAGGATGCCCCTATTGAGAAGCTGGAATTAAACTGCAGGGACCTTGAGATTAGAGCTGTAAGCTGCATACAATACGAGGTTTCTTACAGATACCGGAAGGATGACGCGATTCTTGAGATTAACTTCATGGAAGAGATTCCACCGCATACCGAAGTTGCGGTTGTTACGGATACGGTTTGCAGGCCGACTAAAAATATCCTTGAAGGGCTTTACTACGACGAAACGCCGGCAGGAGCTCCCCCTCAGCAGATCACACAGTGCCAGCAGTGGGGGTTCCAGAGAATTGTGCCGTGTATTGACGACATGGCCGCAAAATGCACTTACAAAACTGCCATAATTGCGGATTCGCGGTACACTAACCTCATTACGAACGGGGATGTCGTGGTTGAGAAGCATACTGTAAAGCCGGGACGGGACAAAATCGTATACGATAACTCGGTCACGCCGATGGCGACCTATCTCTTTTTCCTGGGGGTCGGGACTTATGCGACCTTTAAAAGGGAGTTTGAGTATCCTGACGGAGGCACTTTCATGCTGGAACTGCTCGTGCCGCCTGCCTCAGATGCAGTTGCAGCCGAAAAAGCGCTTGATATCCTGCATGATGCGGTTATGTGGGTTTACCTTTTCACAGGGCCTGAGCAGTTCGATGAGGAGAAGCTGCCTGTCAGGAAGGAGCTCTGGGACCTTGTCCGCATGAGAGAGAAGATGAAACTTGAAGCAAAGCCCGAATCCACAATGGAAGAAGACCTTAAAAAGGTTAGGGAAAGGCTTGCCGAGCTTGACAAAACCATCAGTCCCGGATACAGATATACAGGCACCGTCTACAGGGAAATCGGCATGCAGAACTCGGACTTTGGAGGCATGGAAAACGTCGGGAACACCACGATTACCACAAACCGCATAATGCCGTTCCCGCAGATAACGGACCCGGCTTTTGAATATATGACCCGGGTAAAAGCTCACGAATATCACCATAACCAGAACGGGTCTGAGGTCACCGGCAGAAGCCCGTTTGAGATCTGGCTGAACGAAGCCGTGACCGTGCATGTGGAAGAACAGTATCATGCCTTTCTCTTTGGCGAGGACTACGATAGGCTGGACAGAGTGCTTGAACTGCTTGCGCCGGCTTCGGGAACTTTTGCCCTGGATTCGGGAGCAGCTTCCATGCCGATCATTCCTGACGGTTTCAATGACCCAAATGACCTGATTACCTCAGTCACCTATGTAAAAGCCCCTGAATACGTGCGCATGGTCGAGTCTCTTATAGGAAAGGAAACTTTTGTCAGAAGTCTGGACAAGTACTTCAAAAAGTTCAAACATTCCAACGCAGCCACTCATGACTGGATTGAAGCCATGGAAGAAGAAAGTGGACAGCCCTTAAAGGAGATGTCCGAAACCTGGCTGAGACAGATAAAGTTCCCTGTAGTCGAGGTTTCAGCCGAATATGACCGGGATGCCAGGAAATTCACATTCTTCCTCAAACAAAAAGTCCCAGATGGCGGAAAACCCTGGGAATTCCCGTTCAGGGCAGCTCTTGTTGACGAACATGGAAATGACCTCGTAGAAATTCTGGAAAGAGTAAGCGGGAAAACCTCAGAGATTGTAATTGAAAACGTGGATATGCCAGCCTTCCTATCACTTAATAGGGGCTATTCTTTCTATGGGAAACTTGTATACAAAGCAAGCAATGAAGAGCTCATGATGCAGGTAAGGAAAGATAAAGATATCATAGGCAGGTTTACGGCTTTCTATACCCTTGTTGACAGGGAAAAACTAAAGCTCCTTAAAAATCCTGAATCAAAGCCCTCTGAAGACTTTATCGAGCTTTACTACAGGCTCCTCAATGACCGGCAGCTTCTCGAAAAGGCAGGAGGACAGTTCCTGACCATTTTTGAGTCCGTTGAGGATGAAGAATTTGCCCACAGGTACCAGGAGCTTTATGAAGTTAGACAGAAACTCCTGAAAGCCATTGCCCGGAAATATGTAAACTCCGTAATTTCCGCCTACCGCTTCTTTGAAGAATCATCGGTTCCCAGGGACTCAACTCTTGAGGAGACGGCAAGAGTAATCAAGAACCGACAGGCCAAAAATGTCTGTCTTGGCATCCTTGCAACCCTTGATACTTCCGAGATTCATTCAATGATAAAACAGCAGTTTGAGACTGCGACCTGTGCAACGGACCGGCTGAGCGCATTTGCCGCATACCTGAACAGCTCGGCGCCCGATAAAGTTGAGGTCCTCAGAGCCTTTGAAAACGAGTCAAAGAAAAATCTTGTTGCCTGGGAAGCTTTCCTTTCTGTAATCGGAAGCAACAGCAGCGTTGATGCAGTGGAACTTGTCAGGGAAATGGAAAGGTCAGACGCTTTCAGAATCGAGCAGGCAAATGACCAGCGTGCCCTTTATGGAAGCTTTGCCCGCAACCGGAAAAAATCTCTCCAGACCGAGGAAGGCAGGGTTCTCTTTGCAGAAATCCTGAGAAAGCTGGCCCCTGTGAACGAGTACAGCACGGTCAATATGCTCAATGCCTTTGCAAACATAGACCAGATGGAATCAAAGTATCATGTTCCACTGGTAAAGATCCTGGCAGACCTTCTCGGAGAACTCAACGCTCAGAAATACCCGAGTGTTTATAACAGGATTAGAAAACTCCTGCTTGGAGCTCCGAATGCTGTCAAAACATACATTATGGAGCACGGAGAAATTCCAGGACTGCAATCGGGAAATACTGAGAAAAAATAA
- a CDS encoding Ig-like domain-containing protein, with the protein MSRISIIKVVLCFLILIINGCMPALSAKDLPIESDHPYSNNEKKTWIINRSGVDEMKLHFEYIRLAPSDDPNYYNWDRIILSDKYNNVLAIYEGIVGGPSMVPLATSNAKDIWTSWYPEDTIKVTLVTNGKGFDDGFKIDDVQTRLDETIENSENVDPNSSKTLEPPNPQPDSTVKDKVLTTTEVTPLANSSTLGQSIMFIAKVNIPSHENDEPFGTVTFMDGTSLIGTAELDSGQAILTTSSLSSGSHSITAEYSGDENFESSTSSPFILTVKEQTNIGMVKSSSEDQSSSEQSTSSEEKSNGEKNSTVKSILALIFENPLISTIVGGITVTIITKKISKK; encoded by the coding sequence ATGTCTAGAATATCGATTATAAAGGTTGTTTTATGTTTTCTCATACTAATTATTAATGGATGTATGCCTGCTTTATCAGCTAAAGACTTACCCATCGAATCTGATCATCCTTATTCTAATAATGAAAAAAAAACATGGATAATAAACAGATCTGGGGTCGATGAGATGAAACTTCATTTTGAATATATTCGACTTGCCCCTAGTGACGACCCTAATTATTATAATTGGGATAGAATAATTCTATCAGATAAATATAATAATGTACTTGCGATTTATGAAGGTATTGTAGGAGGTCCTTCAATGGTTCCACTGGCTACATCGAATGCAAAAGACATTTGGACAAGTTGGTACCCCGAAGACACAATAAAGGTTACACTTGTAACTAATGGGAAGGGTTTTGACGATGGGTTCAAAATTGATGATGTTCAGACTAGATTAGACGAAACAATCGAAAATTCTGAAAACGTAGACCCAAATAGCTCCAAAACTCTAGAACCACCAAACCCTCAACCTGATAGTACTGTAAAAGATAAAGTTTTAACCACTACAGAAGTAACTCCTTTAGCCAATTCGTCTACATTAGGGCAATCAATAATGTTTATTGCTAAAGTAAATATTCCTTCTCATGAAAACGACGAACCTTTTGGTACAGTTACTTTTATGGATGGAACTAGCCTCATAGGAACTGCGGAATTAGATTCTGGGCAGGCAATTTTGACTACCTCATCACTATCGTCTGGCTCACATTCAATCACAGCAGAATATAGTGGCGATGAGAACTTTGAATCCAGCACATCGTCTCCTTTCATACTAACGGTTAAAGAACAAACTAATATCGGGATGGTGAAATCTAGTTCTGAAGATCAGTCTAGTTCTGAACAGTCGACTAGTTCCGAAGAAAAGTCTAATGGCGAGAAAAACTCAACAGTTAAAAGCATCCTTGCCTTAATATTTGAAAACCCACTGATTTCTACAATAGTTGGAGGTATCACAGTAACCATAATAACAAAGAAAATCTCCAAAAAATGA
- a CDS encoding protease inhibitor I42 family protein, with translation MKKVLKAIAMIFVVAAVVFAAGCAEKTGNMGNEAQENETQGNNDQLQPVNPEIPTNVTNNTTEANEIIAKGQIVTEADSGKTISLKKGENFTVSLREDPSAGYLWKLNLSSGLSILDDEYIEGLNPENLTGVPGTHLWVIESTAPGSQKVNGIYKRTWENITGTEEKFTLNVEVE, from the coding sequence ATGAAGAAAGTTTTAAAAGCCATAGCAATGATCTTTGTCGTCGCTGCTGTCGTCTTTGCAGCCGGCTGTGCGGAAAAGACAGGCAACATGGGAAATGAAGCTCAGGAGAATGAAACTCAGGGAAATAACGACCAGCTCCAGCCTGTAAATCCTGAAATACCCACAAACGTGACTAACAACACGACTGAAGCTAACGAAATAATAGCAAAAGGTCAGATAGTAACCGAAGCTGACAGCGGAAAAACCATAAGCCTCAAAAAAGGAGAGAATTTTACTGTTAGCCTTAGAGAAGACCCATCAGCAGGTTACTTATGGAAACTTAACCTGAGCAGTGGGCTCAGTATTCTCGACGACGAATATATCGAAGGTCTAAATCCTGAAAACCTTACAGGTGTCCCCGGAACTCATTTATGGGTAATTGAATCTACGGCTCCGGGCAGCCAGAAGGTAAATGGCATATATAAGAGGACCTGGGAAAACATAACCGGCACGGAAGAGAAATTTACATTAAATGTTGAGGTTGAGTGA
- a CDS encoding LppY/LpqO family protein, whose product MHGKAIKFTSVFITLLICLMIIGTVSAKTYDSENASTLEDWQSVEKAMGEKGNVSPDGAITFAIPMTLNVTLDGIKLNPASERYHEFDFMRAGDKAMMVGEIGVTEEEVKNVSDMVLQSGLQVTAIHNHLLRTSPHIIWIHIYGYGDPADMAKKIRNITDYVNRGSSASESEKFQSKGINTTELDRIIGDKGSAEGGDYNYEIPRADKIQMNGYTLSPVMDVSTPISFQPLGKGNAAVIGEFALEENEVEPVVRTLTANGIEVTALHSHMITEQPRLFYVHCWATGDAAELAGIMREALNETNIKIGSESS is encoded by the coding sequence ATGCATGGAAAGGCTATTAAATTTACCAGTGTGTTCATCACTTTATTAATATGTTTGATGATAATTGGAACAGTGTCCGCAAAAACTTATGATAGTGAAAATGCCAGCACCTTAGAGGATTGGCAGTCTGTGGAAAAAGCTATGGGTGAAAAGGGCAATGTCAGTCCGGATGGTGCCATAACGTTTGCAATACCAATGACTTTGAATGTAACACTTGATGGCATAAAACTGAATCCGGCCTCTGAACGCTATCATGAATTTGATTTCATGAGAGCTGGAGATAAGGCAATGATGGTCGGTGAAATAGGAGTTACGGAAGAGGAAGTGAAAAATGTATCAGATATGGTTCTTCAGTCAGGATTGCAGGTGACTGCGATACATAACCATCTGCTACGCACGTCACCGCATATAATATGGATACACATATACGGTTATGGTGATCCTGCAGATATGGCTAAGAAGATACGCAATATCACAGATTATGTTAACAGGGGTTCATCTGCCAGTGAAAGTGAGAAGTTCCAGAGTAAGGGAATTAATACCACCGAACTTGATCGGATTATTGGAGATAAAGGCTCGGCCGAAGGAGGAGATTATAACTACGAGATACCCAGAGCTGATAAAATACAGATGAATGGCTATACGTTGTCTCCGGTTATGGATGTATCAACTCCGATAAGTTTCCAGCCTCTTGGCAAGGGTAATGCGGCAGTTATCGGCGAATTCGCACTGGAAGAAAATGAAGTTGAGCCTGTAGTACGCACATTGACAGCCAATGGCATTGAAGTTACAGCTCTTCACAGCCACATGATAACCGAGCAGCCACGGCTATTCTACGTACATTGCTGGGCTACAGGAGATGCCGCAGAACTCGCAGGTATCATGCGTGAAGCTCTTAATGAAACAAATATTAAGATCGGAAGCGAGAGTTCTTAA
- a CDS encoding winged helix-turn-helix domain-containing protein, which translates to MVVLISTKIGLMELVFRSERRRTLLIFLKDGPRYIDEIQEHLSVDSVSILPQLKRLKDRELVIQNGHTYELSVMGKAIVDKMSLLLDTLEVLEDNFDYWSRRSFEGIPQVLQSRVRELKNCKLIRPDLSHMFELDPEFVENLLLSKQVLGFSSYFHPALISLYLEIAKKEAQISLILTEPVLKRFKADYSESFQTLVQFEHVNLSLFPNNSKLAGFTVTDRFFLLTILPRVKFFENESLFSFDPQALKWGTDLFSYLQKEAVPVSVKTNLIIL; encoded by the coding sequence ATGGTGGTTCTGATAAGCACAAAAATCGGGTTAATGGAACTGGTCTTTCGGTCTGAGAGGCGCAGAACCCTCCTGATTTTCCTCAAAGATGGGCCCAGATACATAGACGAAATTCAGGAACACCTGTCTGTAGATTCTGTATCTATCCTTCCCCAGCTTAAAAGACTTAAGGACAGAGAACTGGTCATACAGAATGGCCATACTTATGAACTCTCCGTTATGGGAAAAGCGATTGTAGATAAGATGTCGCTTCTTCTGGATACCCTGGAAGTGCTCGAAGATAATTTTGATTACTGGTCACGACGGAGTTTCGAGGGAATCCCCCAGGTTTTACAAAGTCGAGTCAGGGAGTTGAAAAACTGCAAACTTATCCGTCCGGACCTGAGCCACATGTTCGAACTGGATCCCGAGTTTGTGGAAAATCTTCTTCTTTCAAAGCAGGTTCTCGGCTTCAGTTCCTATTTTCATCCCGCACTTATCTCTCTCTACCTGGAAATCGCAAAAAAAGAAGCCCAGATTTCTTTAATACTGACCGAGCCTGTGTTAAAAAGGTTTAAAGCCGATTACAGTGAAAGTTTCCAAACTCTGGTTCAGTTTGAACATGTTAACCTGTCTCTTTTCCCAAACAACTCGAAACTTGCAGGCTTTACAGTTACAGATAGGTTCTTTCTGCTAACCATTCTCCCTCGGGTTAAGTTTTTTGAGAACGAAAGCCTGTTTAGCTTCGACCCTCAAGCTCTCAAATGGGGTACCGATCTTTTTTCATACTTACAAAAGGAAGCAGTTCCTGTTTCAGTCAAAACGAATCTAATTATTCTTTGA